The following coding sequences lie in one Nocardioides sambongensis genomic window:
- a CDS encoding tRNA adenosine deaminase-associated protein — translation MGVGRATLDAHEPSGAAMEAAMNDLDEVDGADEVDFAVAAYRADGDWQVAELTLDHAQDLHTLVAALRRFPLEEGAVGLVAVDEDFCLIVRVSQHETRLMLSDITAATEWALAAEAVELLGLPLPEDDEDEPEPAGDLDLLSDLGMSALDLAVLLDDDDAYPDEMLSDVARVLGFGDLFDDAVGLASA, via the coding sequence TTGGGGGTCGGCCGTGCCACGCTGGACGCCCACGAGCCGAGCGGTGCGGCGATGGAGGCGGCGATGAACGACCTGGACGAGGTGGACGGGGCTGACGAGGTCGACTTCGCCGTGGCCGCCTACCGCGCGGACGGTGACTGGCAGGTCGCCGAGCTGACCCTCGACCACGCGCAGGACCTGCACACCCTGGTCGCGGCGCTCCGCCGTTTCCCGCTCGAGGAGGGGGCGGTCGGTCTGGTCGCGGTCGACGAGGACTTCTGCCTGATCGTCCGGGTCAGCCAGCACGAGACGCGGCTGATGCTCTCCGACATCACCGCCGCCACGGAGTGGGCACTCGCCGCCGAGGCGGTCGAGCTGCTCGGCCTGCCGCTGCCCGAGGACGACGAGGACGAGCCGGAGCCGGCCGGCGATCTGGACCTGCTGAGCGACCTGGGCATGTCGGCGCTGGACCTCGCGGTCCTGCTCGACGACGACGACGCCTACCCCGACGAGATGCTCTCCGACGTCGCCCGGGTGCTGGGCTTCGGCGACCTCTTCGACGACGCGGTGGGGCTCGCCTCGGCGTGA
- a CDS encoding ArgP/LysG family DNA-binding transcriptional regulator, with product MEPQPNQLAALVAIAEHGTFEAAARALHVTPSAISQRIRALEAQAGRVLVTRGAPCRPTDAATGLVRLGRQLRLLYDEADLGDHAPTEVSVAVNADSLAGWFRGVLADVGGWGDVALRLAIEDQAHSHELLRGGEVMGAVTSDPTPVQGCSVRPLGTLTYVAAAAPALLARYDAAPDWRRMPVVRFNDKDLLQDQELAAHGVPAPPLTHRVPSSDDFLAAVVAGLGWGMLPAHQLVPAEERGEVVRIGRRAARVPLHWQRWRLDSPVLDRLTASVLAHRPG from the coding sequence GTGGAGCCTCAGCCGAACCAGCTCGCCGCCCTGGTCGCGATCGCCGAGCACGGCACCTTCGAGGCCGCGGCCCGCGCGCTGCACGTGACGCCGAGCGCGATCAGCCAGCGCATCCGTGCGCTGGAAGCCCAGGCGGGCCGGGTGCTGGTCACCCGCGGCGCTCCGTGCCGACCCACCGACGCGGCGACCGGGCTGGTCCGCCTCGGACGCCAGCTGCGGCTCCTCTACGACGAGGCCGACCTCGGCGACCACGCGCCGACCGAGGTCAGCGTCGCGGTCAACGCCGACTCGCTGGCCGGGTGGTTCCGCGGCGTGCTCGCCGACGTCGGCGGGTGGGGCGACGTGGCCCTGCGGCTGGCGATCGAGGACCAGGCACACAGCCACGAGCTGCTCCGCGGCGGCGAGGTGATGGGCGCGGTCACCAGCGATCCGACCCCGGTCCAGGGCTGCTCGGTCCGGCCGCTGGGCACGCTGACCTACGTCGCCGCGGCGGCCCCCGCCCTGCTCGCCCGGTACGACGCCGCGCCGGACTGGCGGCGGATGCCGGTGGTCCGCTTCAACGACAAGGACCTGCTGCAGGACCAGGAGCTGGCGGCCCACGGGGTCCCGGCGCCGCCGCTGACCCACCGGGTGCCGTCCAGCGACGACTTCCTCGCCGCGGTGGTCGCCGGGCTGGGGTGGGGGATGCTGCCCGCCCACCAGCTGGTCCCGGCCGAGGAGCGCGGCGAGGTGGTCCGGATCGGCCGGCGGGCGGCGAGGGTCCCGCTGCACTGGCAGCGGTGGCGGCTCGACTCACCGGTCCTCGACCGGCTCACCGCGAGTGTGCTCGCGCACCGGCCCGGGTGA